Below is a genomic region from Miscanthus floridulus cultivar M001 chromosome 1, ASM1932011v1, whole genome shotgun sequence.
CTACTCACAATCTACGGATACAACAAGAGGCCATAACAACTTGGCCTCCACAATCAACCCATATGCATCTTCTAACTCCCTAAAACGACTCCCAAACATTTTCTCCCGACATCCAGAACATCTCTGCCTACAACCTGCTTGCAGAAAGCTCCATCCGATTCTCCAAGGCACTACCTTAGCCACTGTCTTGGACCGACTGTTGCTCGAAAAAATCTACATGAGCACAATCATCAGACCTCCATCTCGGCCATCCCTGACTCTGCTGCTATTGCAGCTAGGGCCCATTTTTGTTACTGCACTTAATGTGCAATGCAAACGACGACGGTTAACTGGGGTCCAATTCGCTTCGCTTATaggccgtactttttcagccaacgaatagtatttttctctcacaacgaatcagccaacggtactttcagtcaAGCAAACAGGGCATATAGTTTTGTATAATTTCAGACTATCAGTAAAGAAGAGTGATTATCCCACCTCTGGCGGTCTGGCCGTGGCCGGCTCCACCCAACTCCCCTGTCTCTTGAGCGCAAAGCTCGGTCCGGACGTTCGAGTGCAAGCGATCAAGTGCTATTCGTAAACGCGAGGCGCCAAATATTGCCAAAATTAAAGGCCCAAAAGAGACCAGGTGAAACTGCTGCTTGGTGCATGAATTGCTGGGGAATCCAAGTTTTCGAGTATTGACATGATCAAAGACAGCGCATGACACGATCGCGCACACTGTGTGTCTCTGACGGCGgccgggcagcagcagcagcagcagctccgtcAGACCAAGGCCACCACCTTCCGGTGCCCGCGGTGGGCATGGGCCCTCCTCCCCGCGGCGTCGCCGACGCAGCTCTGGCTCCTCGGGTACAGCGCTCCGGGGCCGTCGCCGGCGGCCGCCCCGAACTCGCACGGAGCGTCCTCGTCAATCCGCGCCATGGAGAGCGAGGCGGCCATGCTCTGGCTCCTGGCCACGGCCTGCAGCTCGGCGCGCCTCTGCTCCACGCGGCGCTGCGACGCGGCGCGGACCAGCTCGCGCAGGTCCTCGTCGGCGCCGGACCCGGCGCCCCGCCAGTCGACGCTGTGGCTCCTCGACAGCGGCGCCGGCACGAACACGGGGTACCCGAACGCGGCGTCGGAGGGGACGTA
It encodes:
- the LOC136477300 gene encoding uncharacterized protein, giving the protein MSRGSKLRWLWRAPARALGRARDLYVRGLTGCARYVPSDAAFGYPVFVPAPLSRSHSVDWRGAGSGADEDLRELVRAASQRRVEQRRAELQAVARSQSMAASLSMARIDEDAPCEFGAAAGDGPGALYPRSQSCVGDAAGRRAHAHRGHRKVVALV